In Acidimicrobiia bacterium, a single genomic region encodes these proteins:
- a CDS encoding helix-turn-helix domain-containing protein, protein MDRIEVAIAKEWLSVADICDYMDVSTFVVTSVLRSGRLPAVKFGREWRVARVDFENWINESRVAGRESRVTSASGGETPAAVSPVDEFRWDPISPA, encoded by the coding sequence ATGGATCGCATTGAGGTTGCTATTGCCAAAGAGTGGCTGTCGGTCGCCGATATCTGTGACTACATGGACGTGTCGACCTTCGTCGTGACCAGTGTGCTGCGTTCCGGCCGTCTTCCTGCCGTCAAGTTCGGGAGGGAATGGCGGGTGGCGCGCGTCGACTTCGAGAATTGGATCAATGAGTCGAGGGTCGCCGGTCGTGAGTCGCGAGTCACGAGTGCGAGCGGTGGCGAGACGCCTGCGGCTGTGTCGCCGGTGGACGAGTTCCGGTGGGACCCGATCTCGCCGGCGTAA
- a CDS encoding DUF2017 family protein, producing the protein MSEPFAPCAGGVRMTLAPWEVELLSLVPALLDSVGKFDPDPAAARLSLRAYPLDDEADAEFCRLLASELQHGRAADRSAFALTVEGGVEGVVLSTAEAEAWLRVLTEARLVQAARAELPGGVEQESDQALFDYLSWLQGSLVEILDEVLP; encoded by the coding sequence ATGAGTGAACCCTTTGCGCCGTGTGCGGGTGGGGTCCGGATGACGCTGGCCCCCTGGGAAGTCGAGTTGCTGTCACTCGTCCCGGCCTTGCTCGATTCCGTCGGCAAGTTCGACCCGGATCCGGCAGCCGCCCGCCTGTCTTTGCGGGCGTATCCATTGGATGACGAAGCCGACGCCGAGTTCTGCCGGCTTCTGGCGAGCGAACTGCAGCACGGTCGGGCGGCCGATCGATCCGCCTTCGCACTGACTGTGGAAGGAGGCGTCGAAGGCGTTGTGCTTTCCACCGCGGAGGCGGAGGCGTGGTTGCGGGTTTTGACCGAAGCGCGTCTCGTGCAAGCAGCGCGAGCAGAGCTACCCGGCGGTGTCGAGCAGGAATCGGACCAGGCGCTCTTCGACTATTTGTCGTGGCTGCAGGGTTCGCTGGTGGAGATTCTCGACGAGGTGTTGCCCTGA
- a CDS encoding cytochrome b N-terminal domain-containing protein: MIEKVSAWFEERMGWKPIWKALALRNIPKVNWLYTLGSATLLVTVNQILTGILLTIYYVPSPQDAYNSVAFITNEITAGWLIRGLHHWGASAMVVLAGLHMLRVVFHGAYKFPREITWFTGLGLLAVTMAFGFTGYLLPWDQKAYWATTVGTRMLEVTPVIGDWLLRIARGGEELSAVTLTRFYGTHVWVLPSVLLILLGIHMFLVVRIGISAPPTAEEAAEEPDVEVEA; the protein is encoded by the coding sequence ATGATCGAGAAGGTCAGCGCCTGGTTCGAGGAGCGGATGGGATGGAAGCCGATATGGAAGGCGCTGGCCCTCCGCAATATCCCCAAGGTCAACTGGTTGTACACGCTGGGTAGCGCCACGCTCCTGGTCACGGTGAACCAGATTCTGACCGGCATCCTTCTCACCATCTACTACGTGCCGAGTCCGCAGGATGCCTACAACAGCGTTGCCTTCATAACGAACGAAATCACGGCCGGCTGGCTCATCAGAGGTCTGCATCACTGGGGGGCCAGCGCCATGGTCGTCCTGGCCGGACTCCACATGCTGCGTGTAGTTTTCCACGGCGCCTACAAGTTCCCCCGCGAGATCACCTGGTTCACGGGACTCGGCCTCCTCGCCGTCACGATGGCCTTCGGTTTCACCGGGTACCTGCTGCCGTGGGATCAGAAGGCCTACTGGGCCACGACCGTTGGTACCCGAATGCTGGAGGTCACACCCGTCATCGGCGACTGGCTCCTCCGGATCGCCCGCGGCGGTGAAGAACTGTCGGCGGTGACCCTGACCCGGTTCTACGGGACTCATGTATGGGTGCTCCCCTCGGTGCTCTTGATACTCCTGGGGATCCATATGTTCCTCGTCGTCCGGATCGGTATCAGCGCACCTCCCACTGCTGAAGAGGCGGCTGAAGAGCCCGATGTGGAGGTCGAGGCATGA
- the clpS gene encoding ATP-dependent Clp protease adapter ClpS has protein sequence METWNVIVWNDEVNLTAYVAYVFRRLLNLTRSDATSLMLDIHRRGRATVAAGAREHVELTCFRLRFHGLDATLERA, from the coding sequence ATGGAAACGTGGAATGTGATCGTGTGGAACGACGAGGTCAATCTGACCGCCTACGTTGCCTATGTGTTCAGGCGCCTTCTCAATCTGACCAGGAGCGATGCCACTTCGCTGATGCTCGACATCCACCGGCGCGGGAGGGCCACCGTGGCCGCCGGTGCACGCGAGCACGTTGAACTGACCTGCTTCCGGCTGCGGTTCCATGGCCTCGACGCAACGCTGGAGCGGGCATGA
- a CDS encoding ubiquinol-cytochrome c reductase iron-sulfur subunit → MSRRTFLSRATASIVGGIGALMGIPTVAYLISPAKARGGLGVEAIPLGPISKVPIGEPTLFKATIERKTGWVTQAEELAFYVSTDDGRNFTAMSNVCTHLGCRVRWVDDEEEFFCPCHNAVFSKTGTVVSGPPPRALDQYELSVEDGQLFVVGKIEA, encoded by the coding sequence ATGAGCCGTCGGACGTTTTTGAGTCGCGCCACCGCCTCGATCGTCGGTGGGATCGGCGCCCTGATGGGAATACCGACCGTCGCCTACCTCATTTCTCCCGCCAAAGCTCGCGGTGGTCTCGGCGTCGAGGCAATCCCACTCGGACCGATCAGCAAAGTCCCCATCGGGGAACCCACCCTCTTCAAAGCAACCATTGAGCGCAAGACCGGGTGGGTCACACAAGCCGAGGAGCTGGCCTTCTACGTCTCCACCGACGACGGCCGCAACTTCACGGCCATGTCCAACGTCTGTACACACCTGGGATGCCGGGTGCGTTGGGTCGACGACGAGGAGGAGTTCTTCTGTCCGTGCCACAACGCCGTCTTCTCGAAGACGGGCACCGTTGTGTCAGGTCCACCTCCCAGGGCTCTCGACCAATACGAGCTTTCCGTTGAGGACGGCCAGCTCTTCGTTGTGGGAAAGATCGAAGCATGA